The Chryseobacterium shigense genome segment TTTTCATATTATTTTTCGATAATTGTTTTTAAATCTGCAGGGGAATAGTATTTGTTTTTCAGAACTTTATGATCTGTTTTTCTGTAAACATTAAACTTTTCTCCTGACTTTTCATAGAAAGATTCTACTTCTTTTTCTTTATAAAATGCTACTGTTTCCTCGGCCTGTTCTGCATTGTCACACGCCTTAGACATATTGGAACGCTGTACTTCGTTGAATAGCTCTACAAATTTACTGCCAAGTCCGAATTCCAGTACGGCTCCGCTTAAAACATACTGAAGATCGCACAGGGCATCAGCTATTTCTACAATATTATTATCCGCAATAGCTTGCTTTAATTCGTTTAATTCTTCCTGTAAAAGTTCAACTCTCAGATTGCATCTTTCCGGTGAAGGAATTTGCGGAGTATCTAAAATAGGGGCTTTAAAAGTGGTGTGGAATTCTGCTACCTGGTTCAGACTGTCAATTTTATCCATGAATTTTATTATTTACAGCAAAGATAGAAAACGATTTTGGAAAACTTGTAATGCGTATTACATATCTGTTCCGATAAAAATTAAATAACCCTTATTAGAAAACACTTTCTACCAAAAATCCACAGCCTGAACCGTGGATTTTCTTTTAAAATTTTGAACGTTTTATTTCAAATTGTTAAGGTTTATTACAAATCTTCATATTTCCATACACCTGAAATGTTTAAAAGCGTTAATCCGGGCTGCCATTCTCCATAACTGAATACACAGATATATTTTGATTGGCAAACCTTACAATCGGTTCCAAAATATAAAGTAGGTAGATCGGTTACCGTTAAGTCCCCAAGATGCGACATTCTTGCAGAAGTTTCAGTAACCATTTTATTTTTCAACAATTCATTTCTGGATAAGACTTTATCTTCATTATAAATTTGAAAAATCGGGAATCCTGATTCATAGGGAAAGATTTTAATTGTATTTTCCTGACCGCAGTCACAACATATAAATTTTGTTTCAGCAGCCGGAATTATTTCATCATTACTGAAATGTTTTTTTTCAATAACTACCTGGTTAATGAGTTCTATTTTTTTTGATATTGAATACATTCGAATTTATTATTGCTGAATAACGGTGCCTGCCAGATTATTATATTTTCCGCTCGGACTTTTTTTGATGGTAATCTTTATATATCCTTCCTGTGCCAGCTTATTCCAT includes the following:
- a CDS encoding nucleoside triphosphate pyrophosphohydrolase family protein, with the translated sequence MDKIDSLNQVAEFHTTFKAPILDTPQIPSPERCNLRVELLQEELNELKQAIADNNIVEIADALCDLQYVLSGAVLEFGLGSKFVELFNEVQRSNMSKACDNAEQAEETVAFYKEKEVESFYEKSGEKFNVYRKTDHKVLKNKYYSPADLKTIIEK